Proteins co-encoded in one Thermodesulfobacteriota bacterium genomic window:
- the fliN gene encoding flagellar motor switch protein FliN, which produces MEEENVVAAQAAQAAEALSAEEAAQMAAFAEVLDEGKQKGPREIEFLLDIPLVVSVEIGRTRMLIKDLLQLGQGSVIEFEKLVGEPMEVLVNEKLIARGEVVVVNEKFGVRLTDISSPAERLKHLK; this is translated from the coding sequence ATGGAAGAAGAAAACGTAGTGGCGGCGCAGGCGGCGCAGGCGGCGGAGGCGCTGTCGGCGGAGGAGGCGGCGCAGATGGCGGCCTTCGCCGAGGTGCTCGACGAGGGGAAGCAGAAGGGGCCCCGGGAAATCGAGTTCCTGCTCGACATCCCGCTGGTCGTCTCGGTCGAGATCGGGCGGACGCGGATGCTCATCAAGGACCTCCTCCAGCTCGGGCAGGGCTCGGTCATCGAGTTCGAGAAGCTCGTCGGAGAGCCGATGGAGGTGCTGGTCAACGAGAAGCTGATCGCCCGGGGAGAGGTCGTGGTCGTCAACGAGAAGTTCGGCGTCCGGCTGACCGACATCAGCAGCCCGGCGGAGAGGCTCAAGCATCTCAAATGA
- a CDS encoding flagellar hook capping FlgD N-terminal domain-containing protein: MSVSGLNGVSGVTDSTATTSTKKTVGQDEFLMLFVTQLRFQDPLSPLDSSEFTSQMAQFSSLEQLTQINDGVAVLAASQNSLQNAYLTGLIGRKVGYEAGSEDGVPKTATGTVTGVSYDSDATYLVVDGKTKVALGDIKSIQ; this comes from the coding sequence ATGAGCGTATCCGGATTGAACGGCGTGAGCGGCGTGACGGATTCCACCGCCACGACCTCCACGAAGAAGACCGTCGGACAGGACGAGTTCCTGATGCTCTTCGTCACGCAGCTCCGGTTCCAGGACCCGCTGAGCCCGCTGGACAGCAGCGAGTTCACGTCGCAGATGGCGCAGTTCAGCTCCCTCGAGCAGCTCACGCAGATCAACGACGGCGTCGCGGTCCTCGCCGCCTCCCAGAACTCGCTCCAGAACGCCTACCTCACCGGCCTGATCGGCAGGAAGGTCGGCTACGAGGCGGGCTCGGAGGACGGCGTCCCGAAGACGGCGACCGGGACGGTGACCGGCGTTTCCTACGATTCGGACGCGACCTATCTCGTCGTCGACGGGAAGACGAAGGTCGCTCTCGGCGATATCAAGTCGATCCAGTAA
- a CDS encoding flagellar biosynthetic protein FliO, whose product MTDLLLQTGAALAFVLLLIGAAAWAWKKKKPAIPGLLGLVAYQPFGPRRGVAAVRVGREVLILGVTNTDLRLLRVLDASGIEDGSAAASADRVARLRKIKDRLDG is encoded by the coding sequence ATGACCGACCTCCTGCTGCAGACCGGAGCCGCCCTCGCGTTCGTGCTCCTGCTGATCGGGGCCGCGGCGTGGGCCTGGAAAAAGAAGAAGCCGGCGATCCCGGGGCTGCTCGGCCTCGTCGCGTACCAGCCGTTCGGGCCGCGCCGCGGCGTCGCGGCGGTCCGGGTGGGGCGCGAGGTCCTGATCCTCGGCGTCACGAACACCGACCTCAGGCTGCTGCGGGTGCTCGACGCCTCCGGGATCGAGGACGGCTCCGCGGCCGCGTCCGCCGACCGGGTGGCGCGCCTGCGGAAGATCAAGGACCGGCTCGATGGATAG
- a CDS encoding flagellar hook protein FlgE, protein MLTSLQTAVSGMNASGTELSVIADNIANMNTVGYKKSNVSFGDVLSASVTGVAGAAQVGRGVYVQEVSPLFTQGSLETSENSLDMAIDGDGFFVVSENGANYYTRAGSFSIDQDGYIVTPADLRLQGYVADAVGNLTGTIGDLRLIATQSPANPTGDAAISVNLDGRAAVQTSAFTLDENGDGIADDPANYNSSTTLTMYDSQGGPHQVTLYYAKTAANTWQAHYVYGDPANAGELIEANDGAATPAAVVTTLAFDTAGNLTSATSTNPQFDFGGGVTQNQVIDFDHTASMQYSSEFAVLAIDQDGYASGALESLTISGAGEMTGIFTNGQTRLIGQIALAKFNAPTELVKLGGNLYGESTDSGQPVVSAPGTSGLGDIASNTLELSNVDLAQEFVNMISAQRGFQANSRIITTTDELLAEVVNLKR, encoded by the coding sequence ATGCTTACTTCGCTCCAGACGGCCGTCAGCGGGATGAACGCCAGCGGGACCGAGCTCTCCGTCATCGCGGACAACATCGCGAACATGAACACCGTGGGGTACAAGAAGTCCAACGTGTCCTTCGGCGACGTCCTCAGCGCCTCCGTCACGGGCGTGGCGGGCGCCGCCCAGGTGGGGCGCGGCGTGTACGTCCAGGAGGTGTCCCCCCTCTTCACGCAGGGGTCGCTGGAGACCTCCGAGAACTCCCTCGACATGGCGATCGACGGCGACGGCTTCTTCGTCGTGAGCGAGAACGGCGCGAACTATTACACCCGCGCCGGCAGCTTCTCCATCGACCAGGACGGCTACATCGTGACTCCCGCCGACCTGCGGCTCCAGGGATACGTGGCCGACGCGGTGGGCAACCTCACCGGCACGATCGGCGACCTCCGGCTGATCGCCACGCAGAGCCCGGCGAACCCGACCGGCGACGCGGCGATCTCCGTGAATCTCGACGGCAGGGCTGCCGTCCAGACGTCCGCCTTCACCCTCGACGAGAACGGCGACGGCATCGCGGACGACCCCGCGAACTACAACTCTTCCACCACGCTCACGATGTACGATTCGCAGGGCGGGCCGCACCAGGTCACCCTCTACTACGCCAAGACCGCAGCCAACACCTGGCAGGCCCATTACGTGTACGGGGACCCGGCGAACGCGGGCGAGCTGATCGAGGCGAACGACGGCGCGGCGACGCCGGCCGCGGTGGTCACCACGCTGGCCTTCGATACGGCCGGGAACCTGACTTCGGCCACGAGCACGAATCCCCAGTTCGATTTCGGCGGCGGCGTGACCCAGAACCAGGTCATCGACTTCGACCACACGGCGTCGATGCAGTACTCCTCCGAATTCGCGGTGCTGGCCATCGACCAGGACGGCTACGCGTCGGGCGCCCTCGAGAGCCTCACCATTTCCGGCGCCGGCGAGATGACCGGCATCTTCACGAACGGGCAGACGCGCCTCATCGGGCAGATCGCGCTGGCCAAGTTCAACGCTCCCACCGAGCTCGTGAAGCTCGGCGGGAACCTCTACGGGGAATCGACGGATTCCGGCCAGCCGGTCGTCAGCGCCCCCGGCACCTCGGGGCTGGGCGACATCGCCTCCAACACCCTCGAGCTCAGCAACGTCGACCTGGCGCAGGAATTCGTCAACATGATCTCCGCGCAGAGGGGATTCCAGGCGAACTCGCGGATCATCACCACGACGGACGAGCTGCTGGCGGAAGTGGTCAACCTCAAGAGGTAA
- a CDS encoding GGDEF domain-containing protein, which yields MGRSRQKTDDTASMRRTVERLVRANRDLGWLLRFGETLHAHGDPDAMFQGLGQELGFLAPLSSLELVTLSEGPVVRIAYGSVSKTTERSDASAVAREWSETLASRYRIRAQEGEFRIRRIACLPAADGRSSAAPEARRKEAPLCHGGQLLGVLAVGLRAGPGNGSRIDALVESVAGQVGLFLHKHAEREKIRFLANHDALTGLLNQLSFRNIFEREFERQRRHERNLSLLFVDIDNFKRINDSYGHQVGDRVLRDVGRILSANLRKIDYVFRYGGDEFVVLMTETDSQRAAMLAQRVRAAVKRDTCGICPSGAPVTISVGVADCSALSRIEREELLFRADEALYQAKSAGRDRVRVAEPHVDCAVGVN from the coding sequence ATGGGACGGAGCAGGCAAAAGACCGACGACACGGCCTCGATGCGGCGCACCGTGGAGCGGCTGGTCCGCGCGAACCGGGACCTCGGGTGGCTCCTGCGGTTCGGGGAAACGCTTCACGCGCACGGCGATCCGGATGCAATGTTCCAGGGACTCGGGCAGGAGCTCGGCTTCCTCGCCCCGCTGTCGTCGCTCGAGCTCGTGACGCTGTCCGAGGGGCCCGTCGTCCGCATCGCCTACGGGAGCGTGTCGAAGACGACGGAGCGGAGCGACGCCTCGGCCGTGGCGAGGGAATGGTCGGAAACGCTCGCCTCCCGGTACCGCATCCGCGCGCAGGAAGGGGAATTCCGGATCCGGCGGATCGCGTGCCTGCCGGCCGCCGACGGCCGGAGTTCCGCCGCGCCCGAAGCGCGCCGTAAGGAAGCGCCGCTGTGCCACGGCGGGCAGCTGCTGGGGGTCCTCGCGGTCGGGCTCCGGGCCGGCCCGGGGAACGGCAGCCGGATCGACGCGCTGGTCGAATCGGTGGCCGGGCAGGTCGGCCTGTTCCTCCACAAGCACGCGGAACGGGAGAAGATCCGGTTCCTGGCCAATCACGACGCGCTGACGGGGCTTTTGAACCAGCTCTCCTTCCGGAACATCTTCGAGCGCGAGTTCGAGCGGCAGCGGCGGCACGAGCGGAACCTGTCGCTGCTCTTCGTCGACATCGACAATTTCAAGAGGATCAACGACTCCTACGGGCACCAGGTCGGCGACCGGGTCCTGCGGGATGTCGGGAGGATCCTGTCGGCGAACCTTCGGAAGATCGACTACGTGTTCCGGTACGGCGGCGACGAGTTCGTCGTCCTGATGACCGAGACCGATTCCCAGCGCGCCGCCATGCTGGCGCAGCGCGTCCGCGCCGCGGTCAAGCGGGATACCTGCGGGATCTGCCCGTCCGGCGCCCCTGTCACGATCAGCGTGGGCGTGGCCGACTGCAGCGCGCTTTCCCGCATCGAGCGCGAAGAGCTCCTGTTCCGCGCGGACGAGGCCCTTTACCAGGCCAAGAGCGCCGGGCGCGACCGGGTCCGCGTGGCAGAGCCGCACGTCGACTGCGCGGTCGGGGTCAACTGA
- the fliP gene encoding flagellar type III secretion system pore protein FliP (The bacterial flagellar biogenesis protein FliP forms a type III secretion system (T3SS)-type pore required for flagellar assembly.) produces MDSALRMDNPVLTVFLVVSFLSLLPAILVMFTSFTRIVVVLSFLRQAIGSQQIPPNPVVIGLSLFLTLFVMYPTVDAVQRDAVTPYLEKRITLTEALKSAEPPVKSFMLRQTREKDIALFLKLGKETPPAAPKDLPMRVLVPAFAISELKSAFQIGFLLFLPFLIIDMVVASVLLSMGMMMLPPVMVSLPFKLLLFVLVDGWNLIVGSIVRSFQ; encoded by the coding sequence ATGGATAGCGCGCTGCGCATGGACAACCCCGTCCTGACGGTGTTCCTCGTCGTCAGCTTCCTGTCGCTTCTGCCGGCGATCCTGGTGATGTTCACGTCCTTCACGCGGATCGTGGTGGTGCTCTCGTTCCTGCGGCAGGCCATCGGCAGCCAGCAGATCCCGCCGAACCCCGTCGTCATCGGCCTCTCGCTCTTCCTCACCCTGTTCGTGATGTACCCGACCGTGGACGCGGTTCAGCGCGACGCGGTCACGCCGTACCTCGAGAAGCGGATCACGCTGACCGAGGCGCTGAAGAGCGCCGAGCCGCCCGTGAAGTCCTTCATGCTCCGGCAGACGCGGGAGAAGGACATCGCCCTCTTCCTGAAGTTGGGGAAGGAGACCCCCCCCGCGGCTCCGAAGGACCTCCCGATGCGGGTGCTCGTCCCCGCCTTCGCGATCAGCGAGCTGAAAAGCGCCTTCCAGATCGGGTTCCTCCTGTTCCTTCCGTTCCTGATCATCGACATGGTGGTGGCCAGCGTCCTGCTGTCGATGGGCATGATGATGCTGCCGCCGGTCATGGTGTCGCTGCCCTTCAAGCTGCTCCTGTTCGTCCTCGTGGACGGATGGAACCTCATCGTCGGATCGATCGTGCGGAGCTTCCAATGA
- the fliM gene encoding flagellar motor switch protein FliM, protein MTNEILSQDEIDSLLKGVQSGDIGTGGDAEAPDGTQAFNFRSHERIIRGRMPGLEIANERFARTFRNSITTILRRFVDVNVHGVTLMKFGDFMKTLPLPSNINLFRMKPLKGLSLFIIEAPMVFAFVECFFGGSTVQYVKAEGRYFTAIEQKIIRKIMESAFADMAASWAGITHFEPEYVGNEINPQFVTIVQPAEIVIKVQLNVELENFTGKIYFCIPYSVVEPLKEKLCSGFQAERFEVDERWLADMKEKLLETRVHLTGEIGRVELSIGDIMALKTGSVISLGIHKEDPLLVKVEDVPKYRGLPGCRKGNQAIKITETL, encoded by the coding sequence ATGACGAACGAGATCCTCTCTCAAGACGAGATAGATTCCCTATTAAAGGGAGTCCAGAGCGGCGACATCGGGACCGGCGGCGACGCCGAGGCCCCCGACGGCACGCAGGCCTTCAACTTCCGCAGCCACGAGCGGATCATCCGCGGCCGGATGCCCGGCCTCGAGATCGCGAACGAGCGGTTCGCGCGGACCTTCCGCAACTCCATCACGACGATCCTGCGGCGGTTCGTGGACGTCAACGTCCACGGCGTCACGCTGATGAAGTTCGGCGACTTCATGAAGACGCTGCCGCTTCCCTCGAACATCAACCTGTTCCGGATGAAGCCGCTCAAGGGGCTCTCGCTCTTCATCATCGAGGCCCCGATGGTGTTCGCCTTCGTCGAGTGCTTCTTCGGCGGCTCGACGGTGCAGTACGTCAAGGCGGAAGGGCGGTACTTCACGGCGATCGAGCAGAAGATCATCCGCAAGATCATGGAGAGCGCCTTCGCGGACATGGCCGCCTCGTGGGCCGGGATCACCCACTTCGAGCCGGAGTACGTGGGGAACGAGATCAACCCCCAGTTCGTGACGATCGTCCAGCCGGCCGAGATCGTCATCAAGGTGCAGCTCAACGTCGAGCTCGAGAACTTCACCGGGAAGATCTACTTCTGCATCCCGTACTCGGTGGTGGAGCCGCTGAAGGAGAAGCTCTGCTCCGGCTTCCAGGCGGAGCGGTTCGAGGTCGACGAGCGCTGGCTCGCGGACATGAAGGAGAAGCTCCTGGAGACGCGCGTCCACCTGACCGGCGAGATCGGCAGGGTCGAGCTTTCGATCGGCGACATCATGGCGCTCAAGACGGGGAGCGTGATCAGCCTCGGCATCCACAAGGAGGACCCGCTCCTGGTCAAGGTCGAGGATGTTCCCAAGTACCGCGGCCTCCCCGGCTGCCGCAAGGGGAACCAGGCCATCAAGATCACCGAGACCCTCTGA
- a CDS encoding flagellar basal body-associated FliL family protein gives MAEEKPETKPAEAEEAGKEEKGGEPAAKGGKKSKLLLIVAPIAAVALAAGGYFGYTLLSQGKGKGAPAKAEAAKQDGKVVLFSVDPFVVNLSEPGRYLKVTMQFELAGGVEEKAVVEKVPILRDAVITLIGNQAYDYVASTEGKIQLKDEILLRTNRLFGKEVFRNLYFTDFVMQ, from the coding sequence ATGGCCGAAGAGAAACCGGAAACGAAGCCCGCGGAAGCGGAAGAGGCGGGAAAGGAAGAGAAGGGCGGAGAGCCGGCGGCGAAAGGCGGAAAGAAGTCGAAGCTCCTCCTGATCGTCGCCCCCATCGCCGCGGTCGCCCTTGCGGCGGGAGGGTACTTCGGGTACACGCTGCTTTCGCAGGGGAAGGGAAAGGGCGCGCCCGCGAAGGCGGAGGCCGCGAAGCAGGACGGCAAGGTCGTGCTCTTCTCCGTCGACCCGTTCGTCGTCAACCTGTCCGAGCCCGGCCGGTACCTCAAGGTGACGATGCAGTTCGAGCTCGCGGGCGGAGTGGAGGAGAAGGCCGTCGTCGAGAAGGTCCCCATCCTCCGGGACGCCGTCATCACCCTCATCGGCAACCAGGCCTACGACTACGTCGCCAGCACCGAGGGGAAGATCCAGCTCAAGGACGAGATCCTCCTCCGGACCAACCGCCTTTTCGGGAAAGAGGTTTTCCGGAACCTCTACTTCACCGACTTCGTGATGCAATGA